The DNA window GTTTCCGATATTTATGATAGGTCTGTTTAAAAGTCTGATAACAGTAGGGAAGGAACAGTCCTTGCATGTCGAGGTTTGTATTTTTAAGCTTGTGTATCTTCTACCTGACAGtaggggagtgggtggggagtgGTAGATGTTCAAACACTCTGTAATGGGAGATGATGGCAATTGCCTGGCATGCAGCAGAGATGCCACTTCTCTGGGTACGACACTGAGTGTATTGCTTCCCTTTGCCCGTGGGAAGATTGAGGCACAACTTgtattttgaaatgtttaattcaaacagctgttcattttggcacagttagcacattgTTGCAGCACTAGTGGCCCAGgttgcaaggagtttgcacgttctccctgtctagcatgggtttcctcctacccctcaaaatgtaccggaggttgtaggttagCTCGTGTATTTGGGTATCCCAGACTCATTGtctggaaaggcctattaatcaTACTgtcttaattaaaaataaaattcaggGCTTATGACAACATACAATACAGTGTGGATGGAGGGATGCTAGCTGTAACTTTGTCCTTCCACCATCCCCACCCACCCTACCACAGCCCCACAGATTTGTCAGAAATCCTGAAGGAAGGGACAAAGGAGTCGCACGACCGAGCAGAGAATACTCAGTTCGTGAAGGACTTCCTGAGGGGCGAGATCGATCGAGAATTGTTCAAGGTGGGGCTGATTCTGGTTGCTGCTCACATTGACTGGGTTGGGTGGGGTTGCGAACCTACACCAATCCCACCTGCTTGCAGATGGTCTGCGCCCCTCAATTCCATCCTTGTTCGTGTCTCATTGCCTCATGTTTTTGAGAAGTTCTGACACAGGTGATATACATGTGGAACGCTGCAAAATTTTGGTCCTCTTGCTTTAAAGAGATGCAATAACATTGAAGCAGTACAAAGGCAGTGCACCAGGCAGATTCCATGGACGCGAGTCTTATTCTACCAAGAAACTAGATAGTATTCCtcggagtttagaagaatgtgtGGTTCTTATTCAAGTATATAAGATGCCTAAAATAAGGCAGACAAGCAAATAAGGTGGGGAGGAGTGGGGTGATTTTTGGCATTCCTGAAGAACAGGCTGGAAGCTTTatgctttctgtggatgctgagtgacctgctccAGCACCTTgatgccagcatctgcatttaatttgtttattttaatgtCAGTGTGAGGCTGGTGGAGTTGTGCTCTGTGATGTGTCCTGGGGATGGGCTTGGCTGCACTTGGGGAGGGAGGCAACATTTTTCTTACAGCTATTCGCTGCCCAGTGAACGCCCTCCTCCTGCCCTGGGATGTCAGGGTGCGAGGTCGCTCTGCTGAGCTTCTTCCTTCATTCTGTGCAGACTTGTTCTATTCAATGAACCCCAGATGTTTGTGAGGAGTGGCCGGCAGATAAGCAAAGGGCAGGTATGTGTGACATCATTGCTTCACCTTGTGTTGCAGCTTGGCACGGTGGCCCTGTACTTCACCTACACTGCCCTGGAAGAGGAGATAGACAAGAATGCTGAGCATCCTGCCTTCGCTCCCCTGTACTTTCCTCTTGAGCTACATCGCAAGGAGGCTCTTGCTAAGGACCTGGAATTCCTCTGGGGCCCTGGATGGAAGGATCAGATTGAGTGTTCAGAGGCCACGAAAAGATATGTGGAGCGGATCCATCATGTGGGGGAACATGAGCCTGAGTTGCTGGCTGCCCACGCTTACACACGCTACATGGGTGACCTGTCTGGGGGACAGGTGCTGAAGAAGGTGGCCCAGAGGGCCCTGGCTCTCCCCAGCACAGGAGAGGGCATCCAGTTCTATAACTTTGACAACATTTCCAACCCAAGTCTCTTCAAGCAGCTGTACCGCTCAAGACTCAACAACCTAGAGAACAGTGAGCAAAGCAGGGAGAGGCTTGTGGAGGAAGCTAACCGGGCCTTTCGCTTTAATATAGAGGTGAGTATAACTGTGGCTGTGAGCACTGCAGCTCCCACTTCTGGACCGTGGACCGTGCCTGGTCAATTGTCATGCAGCCCACCTGTGGGGGGGGTAAGTGTTGGCAGAGGGACAGCATGGAGCCCTGGTCCACTGAGCAGGCAATTCCGCCTTCATCTCCACCCCTGTGGGGCTAGCACCTACATTTCTGGTATTGGATTTTAATCCCTGATGCTGGAGGTCATGTTGTGGAAGTCCATCACCTCGTTGACCCTCGGGTTCACAGCATCCTAATCACCTGTCCTGAAGCTGTTTGTCCCATATTCAAATTGCTCTTGAGCTGGGAAAACAACTCATGGGGGTAAAAGGTCAAAGATATCAGATGgtgagaaatattatgaactataAAAGTTGAATGTTGGTAGAGATGGATTCACTGGATGAGGCTTTCAGTGTGAGGTTATCTCGTGAAAGATTTTGGTGGAGTTTTACAGGGTTTGGATGAGATTATACCTGCAAACACGTGAGCTGTTTTGAGATCACATTCTCTTGATTCCTACAGTGCGACAGCTATACGTTGAGGGACAAAGCTGGTCCACTGCTCTGATATAATGGCCGCTTGACCAAATAACTGTTCTCCTCTGATCTTTGTATCAATCAAATGATCTTGCAGGTTTTTGAGGAACTGGATAAAATTAGAAAAACTGTTTGTGGAATGAAGCAAGACGGAATCCCACTTCACAGTGGAAAAGGAGATGCTCGAAAGTGCCCGTTCTATGCTGCAAAAGGTAGGAAGTCATTGGCAACTGGAGAGAAGTGGGACTGGGACCAACACAATGGCTGCTCAGAAAGGAGAAGCCCACTATTGGGTGAATGAGAGGAATCCTGGGATGGGTGTGGAGAGAGATGGTTCTACAACTACAGGGCGTagaggagtggttctcaaccttcccccccccccccccaccacgtacAGGTGCCTAACTTTTATCCGGGATCATCAGGACCAGATAcctgccattgtttggaatcttccagattttggaatcatttttatTTCTATCCCTTTAAACCCACCCGAGTCCCACTGCCATCTTCCCTGCTCCTTGCCCGcctgagttgcgctgccgtctcttccTCCCGCCCCATGCTGTACCAGCAACGGAACGGCCCCCCTTGGTTCCTCTGTGTTGGTGCagcggtttcagctgcatggaggggattatgggtagtgatGACTGCCATTGAGCTGCTGCCGGACCAACTGAAAGTGCCAGTACACTGGATGGGCATCAGTATAGGTGATTTGGAGGTGCTTATAAAGTAATGGAACATGATGGGATGCATGGGATTTGAGCGAGGATTGCGTCAGGTCACGTTTGATGTCATTTACcaaaaaagtgccagtttttggagcttgctggttttcagaattccggataaaaggttaggcacctgtaccacGTTAGATACCACAGAATACTATAGCATCCTACATCATAGATactttgtggttagtaaggaattacttaaggggGTATGTAAGAGAGAAAACAGGTAGAGAACCACTGGAGTAGGGGAATAATTGTCACTATGGCAGGGAAGAGGGCATCCAGAGTAGGAGACCCTGGACAATAAAGCCCAGGTAACCATCCTGCATTCATTCCCTGGACAGCAGAATGAGAGCCACTGAGGATGGTTTCCCAATTGTTGACCTCCTTTTCATGGTGTGGGGTTGAATATCTGTTCGCAGCCCAAGTTAGTACAAGGGTTCACTGGATTTCTAATGGCAGGCCCAGTGGTTCATGTGCTGGAGCCCAGATTATGGCAGTTCAATGTTATTAACTGATAAATGGCTGTATGATCCTCAAGTTATTCATTGGCTTAATTAATTCCTTTTCTCACCAGGTGATGAAGTGGACTGCCCACTTAACCCAGTGTTGGCCATAGTACAGAGCTCTCCTTTCCAGCTGGTGCTAACTGTTGTTGTGGCACTTGTTGCCAGCTGGTATCTGCTATGAGGCCAAATGCAGTAGATGGACGGTTCAACAAAAGTGATGCAAAACTCACCCAACTCATCTCTCCCTTTACTTACCCCACCTTGTCCAAGAAGAAGTATTTGCAATAAGTGAGGAGTGGACACTGGTTTCAGTTCTCTCTCTGATCATGACATTAATGTGGcctatttcttgtttaattttcaaGTAAATTCTATCCTTAATGCAGCGAGGCTCCACAAGTGTCAAAATTACCCCAGATTGGCTTTTTCTGAATTGGACAaagtttctgcaccattccaagcTGCTCTTGAGAATgtaccatttattttatttaaggAGCACAGCCCATTTATAATTGACAAATCCCTTTACTGAGACATGCTGACACATGACCCTCACCCATCAGTGAGATCATTTACACTTGGAACCATGGACATTACCCTGAATTAAGTGGTCGGgagaaaattaaaatggtatgctGAATTTCCACAACCTGCAAATGGTGACTGTACCTGTAATTTTGTTATTTATTCTTACCTGTTTATGCATGAATATTAAATATACTAACAATTCTTGGCTACCAGTTACTATTTTCTATTCATAAGCACAGAAATACTGAAGATTGTTCTACGTGAGCCCTCAGTAGAATTATTTACTATCTCTTGAAGTACAAGAGTTACAAAGAGGCTGTGTAGTCTGTAAGGCAGGAGATTATTGGTTCAGTATAAAGACAGACTCCAAGGCATTATCCATCAGAAATGAACTTGCTGCCCACTAACCCACACTGAATTGTTGGGGCAAGTCATTCTTGTGACAGCAAAGGCTGGCGCCACTTGGTGGTAGCTGCATGCTTAAGGGTAACTAGAATATCTCACTTTGAACAGCACAAAGTCGATGAAATTGGGGTTTTACCCAAACATGTAGAGCTGTCCACACACTTCTGCTGGAGTTGGTGTTCTAACTCATTGCTGCAAGAATCTACAACCTAGAATAACATTGTCAGACACTTCAGAAtataagtaaaacatgaaagtcttcatGGTTGAAgtagacacaatgctggagaaactacattatatagcaaaatataggcaggtggcTGAACCTCAGGCTCCTGCCTACATataactcataccttgatgaaggggtcaagtccaaaacattggttatgtatctatctttgctatataaagtccactgtttgacctgctgaatttctccagtattatgtttttaatttcagaatttAAGTGAGCAACTAACCTGTGGAAAATCCTCCAACTCTTGGATTTATGAGAAGAGACGGGTTCAATTAGCAGCAGAGTTTTATCGTCCAAAACATCAATCACGAAGTGCAACAGCTGTGATTAAACACTGGATCTATCACTATTTACAGGGTCATTGACGTCCATCACTGTACAAAGTCACTCAAAAACTAAACTAAAATGTAATGGCTTTCCTATTGAAAGCTGAAGGGTCCG is part of the Narcine bancroftii isolate sNarBan1 chromosome 12, sNarBan1.hap1, whole genome shotgun sequence genome and encodes:
- the LOC138747352 gene encoding heme oxygenase 2-like; its protein translation is MVPTEMEEYGMDADTVSPTDLSEILKEGTKESHDRAENTQFVKDFLRGEIDRELFKLGTVALYFTYTALEEEIDKNAEHPAFAPLYFPLELHRKEALAKDLEFLWGPGWKDQIECSEATKRYVERIHHVGEHEPELLAAHAYTRYMGDLSGGQVLKKVAQRALALPSTGEGIQFYNFDNISNPSLFKQLYRSRLNNLENSEQSRERLVEEANRAFRFNIEVFEELDKIRKTVCGMKQDGIPLHSGKGDARKCPFYAAKGDEVDCPLNPVLAIVQSSPFQLVLTVVVALVASWYLL